The Streptomyces sp. JB150 genomic interval CGGTCGTCGTCACGGCCGTCAGGGCGCCCGCGCACATCCGGTCGATGGAGTAGCCGGGGACCGACTGCGGCAGACCGGCGAGGATGCCGGCCGTGCGGCCGAGGGTCAGGCCCTGGTCACCGATCTGCGTGGTCGCGGCGATGGCGACCTCGTCGATCTTCTTCGGGTCCAGGCCGGGGTTGCGGCGCAGCAGCTCCCGGATCGCCTTCACGACAAGGTCGTCGGCGCGGGTCTCGTGGTAGATGCCCTTCGGGCCCGCCTTGCCGAACGGGGTGCGGACGCCGTCGACGAAGACGACGTCCCTGACGGTACGAGGCACGATGGCTCTCCTCCAGGGTGTGCGGGGTGGCACTGCTGCGGCACGCATGCACTGAGCGCGCGCTCAGTCCCATGCTACTTGTGGGTAACGTAGCTGCACAGTCCCCCCACCCGGAGCGGTGAAGGTCACACCCGGAAGGCCGCCGGAACGCCGCCGCTCACCGGGCCGGCGGCGCCGTCGACCCGCGCGGCGTCAGGACGGGCGTCGGCACCGGATGCGACCCCGGACCGTCCCCGGTGATCACCCCGAACAGCGTCCGCGCCACCTCCGCGCCGAACCCGTGCACATCGTGACTCATCGCGGACAGCGTCGGATGCGTCAGCCGGCACAGCTGCGAGTCGTCCCACGCCAGCAGCGACACGTCCTCCGGCACCCGCAGACCCATCTCCGCCGCCACCGACAGCCCGGCCACCGCCATGATGTCGTTGTCGTACACGATCGCCGTCGGCCGGTCCGGCGGGGCGGCGGTCAGCAGCGACCGCGTCGCCCGCGCCCCCGCCTCGCCCGAGAAGTCGGTCGCCACCTGCCACGCCCCGGCCAGCCCCAGCTCCCGCGCCACCGAGTCGAAGGCGGCCGTGCGCAGCGCCGTGTGCCCGAGCGCCGCCGCGCCGCCGACCCGGGCGATCCGCCGGTGCCCGAGCGCGGCGAGATACCGCACCGCCTCACCCACGGCGGTCGTGTCGTCCGTCCACACCGAGGTCAGCGAACCGGTCAGCGACGGATGCCCGACGGCGACCACCGGCAGCCCGAGCCGTTCGGCGACCGGCACCCGCGGATCCTCCGCGCGGAAGTCCACCAGGATCGAACCGCCGATCTGCCGCCCCTTCCACCAGGACTCCAGCAGCCCGGCCTCCTCCTCCACGCTCTTCACCAGGCGCAGCAGCAGGGAGCAGGAGTGCTCGGTCAGCACGCTCTCCACGCCGGAGACGAACTCCATGTAGAACGGCTCCAGGCCCAGCAACCGCGCCGGCCGGCAGATCGCCAGCCCCACCACGTCCACCCGTGACCCGGCCAGCGACCGCGCGGTCAGGTTCGGCTCCCAGCCCAGCTCCCGGGCGGCCCGGAAGATCCGCTCCCGGGTGGCCTGCGACAGGCCCGGTTTGTGGTTGAAGGCCAGCGACACGGCACCCTTGGAGACACCGGCGCGCGCGGCGACGTCCTTGATGGTGACGCGAGGACCAGGAACGGCGGTCATCGAGAGGGCTCCATGCAGTACAGGGCGGCCCGGGCGGCGGCCGCGTCGGGATTCTCCCAGCCCCGCACGCCGATGGTCACCCGCTCCCCGGGAAGCAGGGTCACGAGCCCCCGGTCGGCGCGCGCCGCCGGGTGCAGCCGGTCGGCCTGGAGCAGCAGGTCCCGCACCAGCGTCCGGGCCGTCACCTCGATGCCGCCCGGCACCAGCGCCACCTCGAACCGAGGCCGCGGGTAGGGGATCTCCCGGTCCGGCGCGGGAAAGCGCAGCGAGCGTGAGGCACCGTCCGCCTCCGCCACCAGGAACTCCTTCGGCCCGCCCGGCTCCAGCTCGCGCGGCACCGGCACCGCCTCGACCGCGCGCCGCCCCGCCGTGAAGCCCACCTCCGCCGCGCCCAGCACCTCTCCCTCGACGTTCATCCGGCGCAGCCGCAGCGCACCCGGCCACACCTCGCCGGACTGGTTGACGACGGCGACCACGAGCCCGCCGTCCCGCTCCTCCCGCACGGTCAGCAGCCGGTCGGCGTAGACCCGCCTCAGCTCGTGGTAGAGGGGTTTCTCGCGGCCGTCGCCGTCGATGGCGGCCCAGGAGGTGACGGGCCAGCAGTCGTTGAGCTGCCAGACGACGGTGCCCGCGCACACGGGCCAGTGCGAGCGCCAGTGCTCGATGCCGGCGGCGACCGCGCGGGCCTGGTTGACCTGGGTCAGGTAGTGCCAGCGGTCGAAGTCGCCCTCCGGGACAGCGAAATGGTGCTCCAGGCCGCGGTTCAGCTTGCCGTTGCCGTCCTCGGCCTTCTGGTGGTGCAGCATCCCCGGCGAGTCGGGGGCGAGTTCCTCGCCGGGCAGCGCGCGGCGCAGCGTGGCGTGGGCGGGGGGTGCCTGCCAGCCGAACTCGGCGACGAACCGGGGCACGCTCGCCCGGTACCCGGCGTAGTCCTGCCGGTTCCACACCTCCCAGGAGTGGTGGGTGCCGTGCGCCGGGTCGTTGGGGTGATGGTCCCAGGAGCCGGACCAGGGACTGCCCGCGGTGTACGGCCGGGTGGGGTCCAGCTCGGCGACGATCCGCGGCAGCAGGCCGAGGTAGTAGCCCTCCCCCCAGGAGTCCCCGGCGAGCGGGCCCTCCCAGTCCCAGTCCCTAAACCCCCACAGGTTCTCGTTGTTGCCGTTCCACAGCACCAGCGACGGATGCGGCATCAACCGGACGACGTTCTCCCGCGCATCCGCCTCCACCTCGCCCCGCAGCGGCTGCTCCTCCGGGTAGGCGGCACACGCGAAGAGGAAGTCCTGCCAGACCATGAGCCCGAGTTCGTCGCAGACGTCGTAGAAGGCGTCGTCCTCGTAGATCCCGCCGCCCCACACCCGCACCAGGTCCACGCCCGCGTCCGCAGCCTGCCGCAGCCGCCGCTCGTACCGCGCGCGCGTCACCCGGGACGGGAACACGTCGTCCGGGATCCAGTTCACGCCCCGCGCGAACAGGCGCTCGCCGTTGACGACGAGGGTGAACCCGGTGCCGTGCTCGTCGGCGGAGGTGTCCAGCTCCACGGTCCTGAAGCCCACCCGCCGCCGCCACACGTCCAGCCGGTCGGTGCCGTGCAGCAGCGTCAGCTCCACGTCGTACAGCGGCTGTGCGCCGTAGCCGCGCGGCCACCACAGCGCCACGTCCGGCACCCGCAGCCGTACGACCCCTGTCGTGCCGTCGACCGCGGCGCGCGCCACCGTCCCGCCCACCCGGGCCTCCACGGTGAGGTCCGCCTCGACGCGGGTGCGTTCCACGTCGAGCCGCAGCTCGACCACGCCCGTGCCGTCCTCGACGGTGACCAGCGGGCGGACGCGGGCGATCCGGGCCGTCGACCAGTGCTCCAGCCGCACCGGCCGCCAGATGCCCGCGGTCACCAGCGTGGGCCCCCAGTCCCAGCCGAACGAGCAGGCCATCTTGCGCACGTACTGGTACGGCTCGGTGTAGGCGCCGGGGCGCTCGCCCAGCTCGCCCCGGACGGCCTCGGCCTCGGTGTACGCGGAGGCGAACCGGACCGTGAGCCGCCCCGCCAGACCGGTGACGTCGAACCGGTACGAGCGGTGCATGTTCCGCACCCGGCCCAGGAGCCGGCCGTCGAGCCGGATCTCGGCGACCGTGTCCAGGCCGTCGAAGACGAGGTCGGTCTGCTCGTACGGGGCACCCGAGACGTCCAGGTCGCGCTCGTACGTCCACTCCCGGCGGCCCACCCAGGCGACCTCCGGCTCGTTCCGGCCGAGGAACGGGTCCGGGATCACTCCGGCGGCCAGCAGATCGGTGTGCACGCACCCCGGCACGGCGGCCGGGAGCGAGGCCCCCTCGTGGAGCAGGACCCAGCCCTCGTCGAGCGGTGTGGCCTCC includes:
- a CDS encoding glycoside hydrolase family 2 protein, producing the protein MVEATPLDEGWVLLHEGASLPAAVPGCVHTDLLAAGVIPDPFLGRNEPEVAWVGRREWTYERDLDVSGAPYEQTDLVFDGLDTVAEIRLDGRLLGRVRNMHRSYRFDVTGLAGRLTVRFASAYTEAEAVRGELGERPGAYTEPYQYVRKMACSFGWDWGPTLVTAGIWRPVRLEHWSTARIARVRPLVTVEDGTGVVELRLDVERTRVEADLTVEARVGGTVARAAVDGTTGVVRLRVPDVALWWPRGYGAQPLYDVELTLLHGTDRLDVWRRRVGFRTVELDTSADEHGTGFTLVVNGERLFARGVNWIPDDVFPSRVTRARYERRLRQAADAGVDLVRVWGGGIYEDDAFYDVCDELGLMVWQDFLFACAAYPEEQPLRGEVEADARENVVRLMPHPSLVLWNGNNENLWGFRDWDWEGPLAGDSWGEGYYLGLLPRIVAELDPTRPYTAGSPWSGSWDHHPNDPAHGTHHSWEVWNRQDYAGYRASVPRFVAEFGWQAPPAHATLRRALPGEELAPDSPGMLHHQKAEDGNGKLNRGLEHHFAVPEGDFDRWHYLTQVNQARAVAAGIEHWRSHWPVCAGTVVWQLNDCWPVTSWAAIDGDGREKPLYHELRRVYADRLLTVREERDGGLVVAVVNQSGEVWPGALRLRRMNVEGEVLGAAEVGFTAGRRAVEAVPVPRELEPGGPKEFLVAEADGASRSLRFPAPDREIPYPRPRFEVALVPGGIEVTARTLVRDLLLQADRLHPAARADRGLVTLLPGERVTIGVRGWENPDAAAARAALYCMEPSR
- a CDS encoding LacI family DNA-binding transcriptional regulator codes for the protein MTAVPGPRVTIKDVAARAGVSKGAVSLAFNHKPGLSQATRERIFRAARELGWEPNLTARSLAGSRVDVVGLAICRPARLLGLEPFYMEFVSGVESVLTEHSCSLLLRLVKSVEEEAGLLESWWKGRQIGGSILVDFRAEDPRVPVAERLGLPVVAVGHPSLTGSLTSVWTDDTTAVGEAVRYLAALGHRRIARVGGAAALGHTALRTAAFDSVARELGLAGAWQVATDFSGEAGARATRSLLTAAPPDRPTAIVYDNDIMAVAGLSVAAEMGLRVPEDVSLLAWDDSQLCRLTHPTLSAMSHDVHGFGAEVARTLFGVITGDGPGSHPVPTPVLTPRGSTAPPAR